A stretch of the Actinoalloteichus fjordicus genome encodes the following:
- the purF gene encoding amidophosphoribosyltransferase, whose translation MDKDVPREECGLFGVWAPGEEVAKITFYGIYALQHRGQEAAGIAVGDGRKVVVYKDLGLVSQVFDEQVLSSLRGHVAVGHTRYSTTGSGKWENAQPTFRTTAAGSGLVLGHNGNLVNTAELLSRAVELGAVGTGGAADMAATTDSDLVCGLLAHAAADLTIEQAALDLLPTVRGGFSLVFSDESTLYAARDPQGVRPLCLGRLERGWVIASETAALDIVGASFVREIEPGELLAIDSDGLRSSRFASPDPKGCLFEYVYLARPDTTISGRSVHATRVEIGRKLAAEHPVEADLVIPVPESGTPAAIGYAQASGIPYGQGLVKNSYVGRTFIQPSQTIRQLGIRLKLNPLREVIRGKRLVVVDDSIVRGNTQRALVRMLREAGALEVHVRIASPPVRWPCFYGIDFASRAELIANGVDIDGVRRSVGADTLGYVSLENLVAASEQPRTRLCAACFDGEYPIALPSDEMLGKNLLEAWDADVSGTAGPAEPVVPSSYGAQDAVQRP comes from the coding sequence ATCGACAAGGACGTTCCTCGCGAGGAATGCGGTCTGTTCGGCGTGTGGGCCCCGGGCGAGGAGGTCGCGAAGATCACCTTCTACGGGATCTACGCACTTCAGCACCGCGGCCAGGAGGCGGCGGGCATCGCCGTCGGCGACGGCCGCAAGGTCGTGGTCTACAAGGACCTCGGCCTGGTCAGCCAGGTGTTCGACGAGCAGGTGCTCTCCTCGCTGCGAGGACATGTCGCCGTCGGACACACCAGATACTCCACCACCGGCTCCGGGAAGTGGGAGAACGCCCAGCCGACGTTTCGCACCACGGCGGCGGGCAGCGGCCTCGTGCTCGGCCACAACGGCAATCTGGTGAACACCGCCGAGCTGCTGAGCCGCGCCGTGGAACTCGGCGCGGTGGGCACCGGCGGCGCCGCCGACATGGCGGCCACCACCGACTCCGACCTCGTCTGCGGCCTGCTGGCCCATGCCGCAGCGGATCTCACGATCGAACAGGCCGCGCTGGACCTGCTGCCGACCGTCCGAGGCGGCTTCTCCCTCGTCTTCTCCGACGAGTCCACCCTCTACGCCGCCCGCGATCCGCAGGGCGTGCGACCGCTGTGTCTCGGCAGGCTCGAACGCGGCTGGGTCATCGCCAGCGAGACGGCGGCACTGGACATCGTCGGCGCGTCCTTCGTTCGAGAGATCGAACCGGGCGAGCTGCTGGCCATCGACTCCGACGGCCTGCGCAGCTCGCGCTTCGCATCCCCGGACCCCAAGGGCTGCCTGTTCGAGTACGTCTACCTGGCTCGTCCCGACACCACCATCTCCGGTCGTTCGGTCCATGCCACCCGCGTCGAGATCGGGCGCAAACTCGCGGCGGAACACCCGGTCGAGGCCGACCTGGTGATCCCGGTCCCCGAGTCGGGGACGCCCGCCGCGATCGGCTACGCGCAGGCCTCCGGCATCCCGTACGGGCAGGGTCTGGTCAAGAACTCCTACGTGGGTCGGACGTTCATCCAGCCCTCGCAGACCATCCGCCAGCTCGGCATCCGGCTGAAGCTCAACCCGTTGCGCGAGGTGATCAGGGGAAAGCGCCTGGTCGTCGTCGACGACTCGATCGTGCGAGGCAACACGCAGCGTGCCCTGGTTCGCATGTTGCGGGAGGCCGGGGCGTTGGAGGTTCACGTCCGGATCGCTTCGCCGCCCGTGCGGTGGCCGTGCTTCTACGGCATCGACTTCGCCTCCAGGGCAGAGTTGATCGCCAACGGCGTCGACATCGACGGCGTCCGCCGATCAGTGGGCGCGGACACATTGGGCTACGTCTCCCTGGAGAACCTGGTCGCGGCGTCCGAACAGCCGAGAACCCGCTTGTGCGCGGCGTGCTTCGACGGCGAGTACCCCATCGCCCTGCCCTCGGATGAGATGCTGGGCAAGAACCTGCTGGAGGCCTGGGACGCGGACGTCTCGGGTACGGCAGGGCCCGCCGAACCGGTGGTGCCGAGTTCGTACGGGGCACAGGATGCCGTGCAGCGCCCCTGA
- a CDS encoding sterol carrier family protein: MAARRRLDPHEVRAAVTAVRGWLDDEAAAPPERTVLAAAVRLSLRTLEQIAPGHTVEVRVPPFAAVQCVAGPRHTRGTPPNVVETDPRTWLELATGRLTWSDALDEGRVSASGSRADVSHWLPLF; encoded by the coding sequence ATGGCTGCGCGACGTCGGCTCGATCCGCACGAGGTCAGGGCCGCCGTGACGGCGGTCCGAGGCTGGCTGGACGACGAGGCGGCCGCCCCGCCGGAGCGCACGGTGCTCGCCGCCGCGGTCCGGCTCAGCCTCCGAACCCTGGAGCAGATCGCGCCGGGTCACACCGTCGAGGTGCGGGTGCCGCCCTTCGCGGCGGTGCAGTGCGTGGCGGGCCCGCGACACACCAGGGGAACACCGCCGAACGTGGTGGAGACCGATCCGCGCACCTGGCTTGAACTCGCCACCGGCAGGCTGACCTGGTCCGATGCGCTGGACGAAGGCCGCGTCAGCGCCTCCGGCTCGCGCGCCGACGTCTCGCACTGGCTGCCGCTGTTCTGA
- a CDS encoding glycoside hydrolase family 15 protein yields MGLSAEPHIPSSEVPPASGAGLPGLIEDYAMLSDLRTAALVGKDGSIDWLCVPRFDSSSCFSRLLGDDRAGHWRITPVEEVIEVRRRYRDDTMILETDFHTAHGVVRLVDAMEPHPDHEDLPTRLIRTVYGISGSVQMRLDWVVRFAYADSVPWVRRVQEEESTECIFAVAGPDAVVLRGEPLPKPVPHQRAHEAIFTLGAGESRAWVMQYSWTAQTPPAWVDPAECLRRTERFWREWAGKIQYTGPCEGSVRRSLITLKGLIYAPSGGIVAAPTTSLPEALGGSRNWDYRYCWLRDATLTLLALDSLGCGAEAAAWRDWLLRAVAGDPADLQIMYAIDGRRHLLEWEADWLTGYHGAGPVRVGNNAFRQRQLDVYGEVMDALHLARERGLAETAESWALQRALLHDLERIWRLPDRGLWEVRGPERHFTHSRVMVWVAFDRAVHAVEEFGLPGPVERWRDLRDRVHAEVLRDGWNDQLGAFTQYYGGTELDAATLMLPMLGFLPGTDDRILGTIAAIDRDLRHGDLVDRYSTDPGISPVDGLSGREGSFIACSFWFVNALELSGRCDEALAMFHRLVALANDVGLYSEEYDSDTRRFTGNFPQAFSQLAMVDSAALLALNTPRRHEQDRRDGQVSRHHHARRHADDGHPGCS; encoded by the coding sequence ATGGGGCTGTCCGCAGAACCACACATCCCCTCGTCGGAGGTGCCGCCCGCGAGTGGCGCGGGCCTGCCCGGTCTCATTGAGGACTACGCGATGCTCTCCGATCTGCGTACCGCCGCCCTGGTGGGCAAGGACGGATCGATCGACTGGCTGTGCGTGCCCCGGTTCGACTCGTCGTCCTGCTTCTCCCGGCTCCTCGGCGACGACCGGGCAGGCCACTGGCGGATCACGCCGGTCGAGGAGGTCATCGAGGTGCGGCGTCGCTATCGCGACGACACGATGATCCTGGAGACCGACTTCCACACCGCGCACGGCGTCGTACGCCTGGTCGACGCGATGGAGCCGCATCCCGATCACGAAGACCTGCCGACCCGACTGATCCGCACCGTCTACGGGATCTCGGGCTCCGTGCAGATGCGACTCGACTGGGTGGTGCGCTTCGCGTATGCCGATTCGGTCCCGTGGGTCCGCCGGGTCCAGGAGGAGGAGTCGACGGAGTGCATCTTCGCCGTCGCGGGCCCCGACGCCGTGGTGCTTCGTGGGGAGCCGCTGCCCAAGCCGGTGCCCCATCAGCGCGCCCACGAGGCGATCTTCACGCTCGGTGCGGGCGAGAGCCGCGCCTGGGTGATGCAGTACTCGTGGACCGCGCAGACGCCCCCGGCCTGGGTGGACCCGGCCGAGTGCCTGCGGCGGACCGAGCGATTCTGGCGCGAGTGGGCGGGGAAGATCCAGTACACCGGTCCCTGTGAAGGGTCCGTCCGCCGGTCGTTGATCACCCTCAAGGGACTGATCTACGCCCCGAGCGGCGGCATCGTCGCGGCCCCGACCACGTCACTGCCGGAGGCGCTCGGCGGATCGCGCAACTGGGACTACCGATACTGCTGGCTGCGGGACGCCACGCTGACCCTGCTCGCGTTGGACTCGCTGGGCTGCGGGGCGGAGGCGGCGGCCTGGCGGGACTGGCTGCTGCGCGCGGTGGCGGGCGATCCGGCCGACCTGCAGATCATGTATGCCATCGACGGTCGCCGTCACCTGCTCGAATGGGAGGCGGACTGGCTGACCGGCTACCACGGTGCGGGGCCGGTGCGAGTCGGCAACAACGCGTTCCGGCAACGGCAGCTCGACGTCTACGGCGAGGTGATGGACGCCCTGCATCTGGCCAGGGAGCGCGGGCTCGCCGAGACCGCCGAGTCCTGGGCACTGCAGCGCGCCCTCCTGCATGACCTCGAGCGGATCTGGCGGCTGCCGGACCGAGGTCTCTGGGAGGTGCGCGGACCGGAACGACACTTCACCCATTCCAGGGTGATGGTCTGGGTGGCTTTCGATCGTGCGGTGCACGCCGTCGAGGAGTTCGGTCTGCCGGGGCCGGTGGAGCGCTGGCGCGATCTGCGAGACCGGGTGCATGCCGAGGTGCTCCGGGACGGTTGGAACGATCAGCTCGGCGCGTTCACGCAGTACTACGGCGGGACCGAGCTGGACGCCGCCACCCTGATGCTTCCCATGCTGGGCTTCCTGCCCGGCACCGATGATCGGATCCTGGGCACCATCGCGGCGATCGACCGGGATCTGCGACACGGCGACCTGGTGGACCGCTACTCCACGGACCCCGGGATCTCGCCGGTCGACGGGCTGAGCGGCCGGGAGGGCTCGTTCATCGCCTGTTCGTTCTGGTTCGTCAACGCGCTGGAGCTCTCCGGACGGTGTGACGAGGCGCTGGCGATGTTCCACCGGCTCGTGGCGCTGGCCAACGACGTGGGGCTGTACTCCGAGGAGTACGACTCCGACACCCGGCGGTTCACCGGCAACTTCCCGCAGGCATTCAGCCAGCTCGCCATGGTCGACTCGGCGGCGCTGCTGGCATTGAACACACCGCGCAGACATGAGCAGGACCGCAGGGACGGCCAGGTGTCTCGTCATCACCACGCCCGTCGACACGCCGACGACGGGCATCCGGGCTGCTCCTGA
- a CDS encoding putative bifunctional diguanylate cyclase/phosphodiesterase: protein MTERPGDPAGAGDHDADHAIAARRLAQGWAAAINGTSYVSMSQDEVVEYLVGLATRILTALAAEPFNARAAWEVGVDLVDSHFTSSATLERSITLLGEEITQALPDLAAGRVSAVQGALAGGYGYALRQRTLHEQEAIREAVLDAREQAEAALRASEARFRALFTEAAIGIGLADVDGRMLDANLALQQMLGYSLEEFRGFSLQEFLHAGDPESTHEAYRQLTRGDREYFRAEKQFFRSDGDSVWTNLTVSLVRGPDGEPQYQLAMMEDVTDRHQLQDRLRYQALHDPLTGLANRALFLDRLARVFNRPERDRRVGLCFIDLDGFKVINDSLGHHVGDELLVAVAKRLAASVALNDCLVARLGGDEFVLLAERSSGTDQLIELGNQVLDVLADPIRIGGHQLSVSASIGIVERPVVAGGSGDLIRDADVTLYWAKSEGKSRWALFDPERNAREVARFRLSATMPAALEREEFYVDYQPLVALADGRVIAVEALVRWQHPEHGLLAPDRFIGLAEETGLIVQLGRWVLEHTCRQARQWSDEFGDDAPFVSVNLAARQSRDPSLVSDVESILRETGLRAGQLQLELTESAVMGTAEDQTSALRKLYDMGVRIAIDDFGTGYSNLAYLRRLPVHELKIAGSFVEGLRVAGRPDPVDEQIVGALVTLAHALGLTVTAEGVETAAQAERLRDIGCEAGQGWYFARPGPPAAINRLLTAQRRH, encoded by the coding sequence ATGACGGAGCGACCCGGCGACCCTGCGGGGGCCGGTGACCACGACGCGGATCACGCGATCGCGGCCCGACGACTCGCGCAGGGGTGGGCTGCGGCGATCAACGGCACGAGCTATGTGTCGATGTCCCAGGACGAGGTCGTGGAGTACCTCGTCGGGTTGGCGACTCGGATCCTCACGGCGCTGGCCGCAGAGCCGTTCAACGCCCGCGCCGCCTGGGAGGTCGGCGTCGACCTGGTCGACAGCCACTTCACCAGCTCCGCCACGTTGGAGCGCAGCATCACTCTGCTGGGTGAGGAGATCACGCAGGCCCTGCCCGACCTCGCCGCCGGGCGGGTGTCCGCGGTGCAGGGCGCGCTCGCGGGCGGTTACGGCTACGCGCTGCGGCAGCGCACCCTCCACGAGCAGGAGGCGATCCGCGAGGCGGTGCTCGACGCCCGCGAGCAGGCCGAGGCGGCGCTGCGCGCCAGTGAGGCCCGCTTTCGCGCGCTATTCACCGAGGCCGCCATCGGCATCGGGCTCGCCGACGTGGACGGCCGGATGCTCGACGCCAACCTCGCCCTGCAGCAGATGCTCGGCTACTCGCTGGAGGAGTTCCGGGGCTTCTCTCTTCAGGAGTTCCTGCATGCAGGCGACCCGGAGTCCACTCACGAGGCGTACCGGCAGCTGACCAGAGGCGATCGCGAGTACTTCCGGGCGGAGAAGCAGTTCTTCCGCAGCGACGGCGACTCCGTGTGGACCAACCTCACCGTCTCGCTGGTCCGTGGTCCCGACGGCGAGCCGCAGTATCAGCTCGCGATGATGGAGGACGTCACCGACCGCCATCAGCTTCAGGACCGGCTGCGCTATCAGGCGCTGCACGACCCGCTGACCGGGCTGGCCAACCGCGCGCTGTTCCTAGACCGGCTGGCACGCGTGTTCAACCGACCGGAGCGCGATCGCCGAGTAGGCCTGTGCTTCATCGACCTCGACGGGTTCAAGGTCATCAATGACAGCCTCGGCCATCACGTCGGCGACGAGCTGCTGGTCGCGGTCGCGAAACGGCTCGCGGCGAGCGTCGCCCTGAACGACTGTCTGGTGGCCCGCCTCGGCGGCGACGAGTTCGTGCTGCTGGCCGAACGCAGCTCCGGAACCGATCAGCTCATCGAACTGGGCAACCAGGTGCTGGACGTGCTCGCCGACCCGATCAGGATCGGCGGCCACCAGCTCTCGGTGTCGGCCAGCATCGGCATCGTCGAACGCCCGGTCGTCGCGGGCGGCTCCGGCGACCTGATCCGGGACGCCGACGTGACGCTGTACTGGGCGAAGTCCGAGGGCAAGAGCCGCTGGGCGCTGTTCGACCCGGAGCGCAATGCCCGCGAGGTCGCCAGGTTCCGGCTCTCCGCCACCATGCCTGCGGCGCTGGAACGCGAGGAGTTCTACGTCGACTATCAGCCGCTGGTGGCCTTGGCCGACGGACGGGTCATCGCCGTGGAGGCCCTCGTCCGCTGGCAGCATCCCGAACACGGCCTGCTCGCTCCGGACAGGTTCATCGGGCTGGCCGAGGAGACCGGACTCATCGTCCAACTCGGCCGGTGGGTGCTCGAACACACCTGTCGACAGGCGCGGCAGTGGAGCGACGAGTTCGGCGACGACGCACCCTTCGTCAGCGTCAACCTCGCCGCCCGCCAGTCGCGGGACCCGTCGCTGGTCAGCGACGTCGAGTCCATCCTGCGAGAGACCGGACTGCGGGCAGGCCAGCTCCAGCTCGAACTCACCGAGAGCGCCGTGATGGGCACGGCCGAGGATCAGACCAGCGCGTTGCGCAAGCTCTATGACATGGGCGTCCGCATCGCCATCGACGACTTCGGCACCGGCTACTCCAATCTCGCCTACCTGCGACGGCTTCCCGTGCACGAGCTCAAGATCGCGGGGTCGTTCGTGGAGGGGCTGCGGGTGGCGGGCAGGCCCGACCCCGTGGACGAACAGATCGTCGGCGCACTGGTCACACTCGCGCACGCCCTGGGCCTGACCGTCACGGCAGAGGGCGTCGAGACGGCGGCGCAGGCGGAACGACTGCGGGACATCGGCTGTGAGGCAGGTCAGGGCTGGTACTTCGCCCGGCCGGGGCCGCCTGCGGCGATCAACCGCCTGCTGACGGCCCAGCGGCGGCACTAG
- a CDS encoding SAM-dependent methyltransferase, whose protein sequence is MAGERPSWVPSEVDVERPSAARMYDYFLGGAHNFAVDRQMADQVIATFPGTRRFAQLNRSFLRWSVRLLLDAGVRQFIDLGSGIPTVGNVHETAQRIDPTAKVVYVDNDPVAYAHSRSILAHDKQAAVVNADLRDVDAVLTDPTVVDLLDLSEPVGLLTVAVLHFIPDADDPAATLAQYYEAVAAGSHLVVSHGLAEPVHEGEQEDERATTVKKVYSRSATPLTLRTEAQIAELFGDFAIIDPPGVVNAGLFSGGDLYAGPDPDWAPGAVGVGRKA, encoded by the coding sequence GTGGCAGGAGAACGTCCTTCTTGGGTGCCCAGCGAGGTCGACGTGGAGCGACCGAGCGCGGCTCGGATGTACGACTACTTCCTCGGCGGAGCCCACAACTTCGCCGTCGATCGGCAGATGGCCGACCAGGTGATCGCGACGTTCCCCGGCACCAGGCGGTTCGCTCAGCTCAACCGCTCGTTCCTCCGTTGGTCGGTGCGTCTGCTGCTCGACGCCGGGGTCCGCCAGTTCATCGACCTCGGTTCCGGCATCCCCACCGTCGGCAACGTCCACGAGACCGCGCAACGCATCGATCCGACCGCCAAGGTGGTCTACGTCGACAACGATCCGGTCGCCTATGCGCACAGCCGGTCGATCCTGGCGCACGACAAGCAGGCCGCCGTCGTCAACGCCGATCTCCGTGACGTCGACGCGGTGCTGACCGACCCGACCGTGGTCGACCTGCTCGACCTCAGCGAGCCGGTCGGTCTGCTCACCGTCGCCGTGCTGCACTTCATCCCGGACGCGGACGACCCGGCGGCCACCCTCGCGCAGTACTACGAGGCCGTCGCCGCAGGCAGTCACCTGGTGGTCTCGCACGGGCTCGCCGAGCCGGTGCACGAGGGCGAGCAGGAGGACGAACGCGCCACCACCGTCAAGAAGGTCTACAGCCGCAGCGCGACTCCGCTGACCCTGCGCACCGAGGCGCAGATCGCGGAGCTGTTCGGTGACTTCGCGATCATCGACCCGCCTGGGGTGGTCAACGCGGGACTGTTCAGCGGCGGCGACCTCTATGCGGGCCCGGACCCGGACTGGGCCCCGGGAGCGGTGGGCGTTGGACGGAAGGCGTGA
- a CDS encoding lysozyme, whose amino-acid sequence MTKTNRLRARVGIIAATTTLLLLGAVTPAIAGRTAVETEQTTEETPLPEGSNEHYAGSQIVKHEGRHGSPDMTTKQASQTHGMDVSGWQGSVNWDNAWANGAKFAYVKATEGTGFRNPDFAQQYNGSYNVGMIRGAYHFALPDRSTGAAQAKYFVANGGGWSKDGRTLPPTLDIEYNPYGATCYGLSQSQMVAWIRDFSNEVHRLTTRYPTIYTSTSWWQTCTGNNGGFGATNPLWIARYASSVGTLPNGWGFHTIWQYADSGIFPGDQNWFNGAHDRLQALANG is encoded by the coding sequence TTGACCAAGACGAATCGCCTACGCGCCAGAGTCGGCATCATCGCCGCCACCACCACGCTGCTCCTTCTGGGTGCGGTCACTCCCGCCATCGCGGGCCGGACTGCCGTCGAGACCGAGCAGACCACCGAGGAGACACCACTTCCCGAGGGCTCCAACGAGCACTACGCGGGCTCTCAGATCGTGAAGCACGAAGGACGACACGGCAGTCCTGACATGACTACGAAGCAGGCCAGCCAGACCCATGGCATGGACGTCAGCGGTTGGCAGGGCAGCGTCAACTGGGACAACGCCTGGGCGAACGGGGCGAAGTTCGCCTATGTGAAGGCCACGGAGGGCACCGGGTTCAGGAACCCGGACTTCGCCCAGCAGTACAACGGCTCCTACAACGTGGGCATGATCCGCGGCGCCTACCACTTCGCCCTGCCCGATCGCTCGACAGGAGCGGCACAGGCCAAGTACTTCGTGGCCAACGGCGGCGGCTGGTCTAAGGACGGCCGGACGCTGCCTCCGACACTCGACATCGAGTACAACCCCTACGGCGCGACCTGCTACGGGCTGAGCCAGTCCCAGATGGTGGCCTGGATCAGGGACTTCAGCAATGAGGTCCACCGGCTGACCACTCGCTACCCGACGATCTACACCAGTACGAGCTGGTGGCAGACCTGCACGGGGAACAACGGCGGATTCGGTGCGACGAACCCGCTGTGGATCGCCCGATACGCGAGTTCGGTGGGCACCCTGCCGAACGGCTGGGGATTCCACACCATCTGGCAGTACGCGGACAGCGGGATCTTCCCCGGCGACCAGAACTGGTTCAACGGCGCCCACGACCGGCTCCAGGCGCTCGCGAACGGATGA
- the purL gene encoding phosphoribosylformylglycinamidine synthase subunit PurL — MEHARATPDTAQPHRELGVKDDEYQRIREILGRRPTDAELAMYSVMWSEHCSYKSSKVHLGYFGETTTEEMRSTMLAGIGENAGVIDIGDGWAVTFKVESHNHPSYVEPYQGAATGVGGIVRDIMAMGARPVAIADPLRFGPADAPDTKRVLPGVVAGVGGYGNCLGLPNIGGEVVFDESYAGNPLVNALCIGSMRVEDLHLAHASGVGNKIILFGARTGLDGIGGVSVLASDSFAGGDAGGGRKKLPAVQVGDPFAEKVLIECCLELFGSRLVVGIQDLGGAGLSCATSELASAGDGGMRVELDRVPLRAAGMTPAEVLSSESQERMCAVVRPEDVDAFLAVCEKWDVTATVIGEVTEVSEEETARGGRLIITWNGEVVVDVPPRTVAHEGPVYRRPVARPADQDDLIANDTSGLARPSGPQELSDTLLRMIASPNLASRAWVTDQYDRYVQGNTVLSQPADAGMIRIDETTGLGVAVATDCNGRYCRLDPYTGAQLALAEAYRNVAVSGAVPAAVTNCLNFGSPEDPGVMWQFEQAVRGLADGCRELGIPVTGGNVSFYNQTGATAILPTPVVGVLGVIDDVHRRIPSGIGNEAGESLLLLGTTADEFDGSEWARVVHGHLGGRPPKVDLAAERLLAEVLFAGSRDGMVSAAHDLSEGGLAQAVIEAALTGQTGCRIVLPEDADPFVWLFSESAGRALVSVTRTEELRFTDMCTMRGLPWTKVGVVDPEADAVEIQGVGDFPLARLREAWEGTLPALFG, encoded by the coding sequence GTGGAGCACGCCCGGGCCACCCCCGACACGGCGCAGCCGCATCGGGAACTGGGCGTGAAGGACGACGAGTACCAGCGCATTCGCGAGATCCTGGGCAGGCGGCCCACGGACGCCGAGCTGGCCATGTACTCGGTGATGTGGAGCGAGCACTGCTCCTACAAGTCCTCCAAGGTGCACCTCGGCTACTTCGGCGAGACCACCACCGAGGAGATGCGCTCGACGATGCTCGCGGGCATCGGCGAGAACGCCGGTGTGATCGACATCGGCGACGGCTGGGCCGTCACCTTCAAGGTCGAGTCGCACAACCACCCGTCGTACGTGGAGCCCTACCAGGGTGCGGCGACCGGCGTGGGCGGCATCGTCCGGGACATCATGGCGATGGGTGCCCGGCCGGTCGCGATCGCGGACCCGCTGCGCTTCGGCCCGGCCGACGCACCCGACACGAAGCGGGTGCTGCCCGGTGTGGTGGCAGGCGTCGGCGGTTACGGCAACTGCCTCGGGCTGCCCAACATCGGCGGCGAGGTCGTCTTCGACGAGAGCTATGCGGGAAACCCGCTGGTCAACGCGCTCTGCATCGGCTCGATGCGCGTGGAGGACCTCCACCTGGCTCATGCGTCCGGGGTCGGTAACAAGATCATCCTCTTCGGTGCTCGGACGGGTCTGGACGGCATCGGCGGCGTGTCCGTGCTGGCCTCCGACAGCTTCGCCGGGGGCGACGCGGGCGGTGGTCGCAAGAAGCTGCCCGCCGTGCAGGTCGGGGACCCCTTCGCCGAGAAGGTCCTGATCGAGTGCTGTCTCGAGCTGTTCGGCAGCAGGCTGGTCGTGGGCATCCAGGACCTGGGCGGCGCGGGGCTGTCCTGCGCCACCTCCGAGCTGGCCTCGGCGGGCGACGGCGGAATGCGCGTCGAGCTGGACCGGGTCCCGCTGCGGGCTGCGGGCATGACCCCGGCGGAGGTCCTCTCCAGCGAGTCGCAGGAGCGCATGTGCGCCGTGGTGCGACCGGAGGACGTGGACGCCTTCCTGGCCGTGTGCGAGAAGTGGGACGTCACCGCGACGGTGATCGGCGAGGTCACCGAGGTCTCCGAGGAGGAGACCGCCCGAGGCGGCAGGCTGATCATCACCTGGAACGGCGAGGTCGTCGTCGACGTGCCGCCGCGTACCGTGGCCCACGAGGGCCCGGTGTATCGGCGTCCGGTGGCCCGGCCCGCCGATCAGGACGACCTCATCGCGAACGACACCTCCGGTCTCGCGCGGCCGAGCGGCCCCCAGGAGCTGAGTGACACGCTGCTGCGGATGATCGCCTCGCCGAACCTGGCCAGCCGGGCCTGGGTGACCGATCAGTACGACCGGTACGTGCAGGGCAACACGGTGCTGTCGCAGCCAGCCGACGCGGGAATGATCCGCATCGACGAGACGACCGGTCTCGGCGTGGCGGTGGCCACCGACTGCAACGGGCGTTACTGCAGGCTCGACCCGTACACGGGCGCGCAGCTCGCGCTGGCCGAGGCGTATCGCAACGTCGCGGTGAGCGGTGCGGTTCCCGCTGCGGTGACGAACTGCCTGAACTTCGGCTCGCCGGAGGACCCTGGCGTGATGTGGCAGTTCGAGCAGGCGGTGCGCGGCCTGGCCGACGGCTGCCGTGAGCTGGGCATCCCCGTGACGGGCGGCAACGTCAGCTTCTACAACCAGACCGGCGCCACGGCGATCCTGCCGACGCCGGTGGTCGGCGTGCTCGGCGTCATCGACGACGTCCATCGGCGGATCCCCAGCGGGATCGGCAACGAGGCGGGCGAGTCGTTGCTGCTGCTCGGCACGACCGCCGACGAGTTCGACGGCTCGGAATGGGCCCGCGTCGTGCACGGTCACCTGGGCGGCAGGCCGCCGAAGGTGGACCTCGCCGCCGAGCGACTGCTCGCGGAGGTCCTCTTCGCAGGCTCCCGCGACGGCATGGTCTCGGCCGCACACGACCTCTCCGAGGGCGGCCTGGCTCAGGCCGTGATCGAGGCGGCGCTCACCGGGCAGACCGGCTGCCGCATCGTGCTCCCGGAGGACGCCGACCCGTTCGTCTGGCTCTTCTCGGAGTCGGCGGGCCGGGCGCTGGTGTCGGTCACCCGCACCGAGGAGCTGCGGTTCACCGACATGTGCACCATGCGCGGACTGCCGTGGACGAAGGTCGGCGTCGTGGACCCCGAGGCCGACGCCGTCGAGATCCAGGGCGTCGGCGACTTCCCGCTCGCCCGGCTGCGCGAGGCGTGGGAGGGCACGCTGCCTGCCCTGTTCGGCTGA
- the purQ gene encoding phosphoribosylformylglycinamidine synthase subunit PurQ, whose translation MKVGVITFPGTLDDVDAARAVRLAGAEAVSLWHRDADLRGVDAVVVPGGFSYGDYLRCGAIASFAPVMTEVVAAAGRGMPVLGICNGFQILCEAGLLPGALVRNAGLHFVCRDQWLRVERTDTAWTGRYEAGAEIIVPLKSMEGRYVADEATLDTLEGEGRVVLRYLGDPPNGALREIAGISDPSGRIVGMMPHPEHAVDALTGPSDDGLGVFLSLLDAMVSV comes from the coding sequence TCCGCCTCGCGGGCGCGGAGGCGGTCTCGCTGTGGCATCGGGACGCCGACCTGCGCGGTGTCGACGCGGTGGTGGTGCCCGGCGGGTTCTCCTATGGCGACTATCTGCGCTGTGGCGCGATCGCCAGCTTCGCCCCGGTGATGACCGAGGTCGTCGCGGCTGCGGGCCGGGGAATGCCGGTGCTCGGCATCTGCAACGGCTTCCAGATCTTGTGCGAGGCCGGGCTGCTGCCCGGCGCGCTGGTGCGCAACGCCGGACTGCACTTCGTCTGCCGCGACCAGTGGCTGCGCGTCGAGCGCACCGACACGGCCTGGACCGGCCGCTACGAGGCAGGCGCGGAGATCATCGTCCCGCTGAAGTCCATGGAAGGTCGCTACGTCGCGGACGAGGCCACCCTCGACACGCTGGAGGGTGAGGGCCGGGTCGTCCTGCGGTACCTCGGCGACCCGCCCAACGGCGCGCTGCGCGAGATCGCGGGCATCAGCGATCCCAGCGGCCGGATCGTCGGCATGATGCCGCATCCGGAGCATGCCGTCGACGCGCTGACCGGCCCGAGTGACGACGGGCTCGGCGTGTTCCTGTCCCTCCTCGACGCGATGGTGAGCGTGTGA